The Paenibacillus sp. FSL W8-0426 region CAATGCCGACTACGCTTGGGCTCCAGAAACAGTTGAAAATAAAGGAGCACCATATCTAAACACGCTCACGTTCAAAATCATGCCGGAAGAAGCCACTCGCGTGGGCAGCCTGCAAAGCGGACAAGTGACGGCCATCGAGACGGTCCCGCCCCAAAATGTGCTGACATTGGAGAAACAGCCCGGTTTTCAATTGCTGAAAGTGAACACGCCAGGTCTTCCTTATACGTTGTTCATTAATCAGAAAAAAGAACCATGGAACGAATTGAAGGCCAGGCAGGCATTGCAATACGGCATCGATGTCGGTTCGATCGTGAAGACGCTGTATCTGGGCACCTATGAGCAAGCCTGGTCTGCGGTGACGCCTTCCATATTGGGTTACGATGCTTCTCTGGAAAATGCGATCCAGCCCGATCAGGCGAAGGCAGCGCAACTGCTGGAAGAGATCGGTTGGAAAGTCGGCGCGGACGGCATTCGTGAAAAGAATGGACAGAAACTTGTCTTGCATTACGTGGACGGTTCGCCGAACCGGGAAAAGCGGAATGACATTGCTGCAATGATCCAACAGCAGCTCAAAAAAATCGGCGTACAGGTCGAAGTGGAAATTACGCAGGATGTCGGTACCGTTGTGCACACGAACGGGGACTATGATATCTACGGCAACAGCCAGGTCAAGGATGATCCGCATGCGCTGCTTCCTTTCTATCATACAGCTGCTCCGGGAGCGAGGGCTACACTGTCCAATCTTTCCAGTCCGGAAGTCGACGAGTGGCTTGAACAAGGGGCGGTTGAATTCGACGATGCCAAGCGGGCTGAGATATACGGCAAAGTGTTGAGGTACATCCACGATCACGCGATTATCATTCCGATATACATCTTCCCGTATGTGGTAGGAGCTAGCGATACGCTGAAAGGATTGCAATTTGATGGCTTGGGGTATCCGATCTTCAACGATGTATACGTTCAAAAATAGACGCATTGTCCAGATAAAACGAACTCTTCCCTTTATTGAGACTGCACGACGAAACGGAATTGTACACAGAAAGGATGAGAAACTTGGTCGAAGGCGTGGATTCAATTATTTCCCGGAACGAAGAGCTGTATTTGGAGCGATTGTTCAAGCTGCTGCGCCAGCCAAGCATCAGCACGCAAAATATCGGCATGCTCGAATGCGCCTCCCTGGTACAAGAGTTGTTCACAGATTGTGGCATCGAAAACCGCCGTTATGAAACGGAAGGGCATCCGATCATTTACGGGGAATACCTCCATCCCGACAATGAAACCACCGTGCTTATGTATGGCCATTATGATGTGCAGCCTCCCGATCCGCTGGACGAATGGGCAACTGCTCCTTTTGAACCGGCGATTCGAAACGGCCGCATCTATGCACGGGGAGCGGGCGACAACAAAGGGCAATTCGTTGCAAGCATACTCGGTGCAAAGACGTACCTGGATTTCCAGGGACGATTGCCCGTGAACGTCAAATGGATCATCGAGGGAGAAGAGGAAGCCGGGAGCCGTCATCTGGCAGCTTTCGTAGAGCAGCACCGCGCGCTTCTACAAGCGGACCTGGTCTATACGACAGACGGTTCTTCCCATGAGTCGGGAGCACAATCCATCCTGCTCGGCGTGCGCGGTGCTTTGGGCGTGGAGCTGGTGGCGGAAGAAGCGAGATGGGACAACCATTCGGGCAACCTCGGCAATATCGTGCCTAATCCGATATGGCGACTGGTCGAGTTGCTGCACACGATGCGCAGCGGAAACGAGGTGACCATTGAAGGGTTCGCCGATGGAGTGAAACCGCCGACGGAGCTTGAAGAAAAGATATTGCACGACATCCCCTACGATCTGGAAGGGGTTCGACGCAAGAGCGGCTATGCTGCGCTGGATATCGATAGCGATACGTATCATCGCAGGCTGATGTTCGAGCCGACGCTGAATGTGAACGGATTGTTCAGCGGTCATACAGGCAAAGGAGGAAGGTCGATCATTCCGGCACGCGCCACAGCCCGGTTGGACATTCGTCTCGTTGCAGGACAGGACCCCGATCAGGTATACGAAGCGCTCGCCCGCCATGTGCGAAAACATGATGCCGGCATTACGCTGACGCGCAAAGGGGCGGTCCCCGCTTCAAGGACGCCCGCAGACCATCCGGCCGTGCTCGCCATTGCCGAGGCATTGGAGCAATCCACAGGGCAACGTCCTGTCATTCAGCCCAGCCTTGGCGGCACGCTGCCGGACTATGTGTGGACCCAGATTTTGAATGTGCCCTCCGTTATTGTTCCATATGCGAATTACGACCAAAACAATCATGGTCCGAACGAAAACTTGGAAATCAGCACTTTTTTCAGGGCGATCCGCAGTACATGTTACGTGTTGGAGCATTTGTCGCGCGTTTCTTTCAAGAGATGGTCGGGACAACCAGGTCATGCAATCCGGTGATATAAATGAACGAAAACGCAAGTGAGGGTGTGTCACAGCCCGCAGCTTGCGTTTTTTGCGATGTTTTGGTTCAGAGGCATTACCTTGTTTCGCCACATTAGCTGGTATGCATTGCTCGTCTGCTCGTCACTCCTTATTTTCGGGCAGAGCGCTTGCGCCGTCATGTTATAATAGTGTAAATCATAACCAAACGATGCAGGAGTGTACTATGATCAAAGACTATATGTTACCCGGACTTGTTCAAGAACATAAAATATGTGCGGAGCAGATGGAAGAAATCGTACGTTTGCTTGCTCAAGCTCCGCTTCTGTACGACGATGGACGCTCCATTCAGACAGATGATTTTCTCGCCGGTCTGGAAATGCAATTGACCCCGGAAAAGCGCCGCGCCGTGACGGAACTGTATGAACTGGCTGTAACGGCCTGTCGGCGCTGTGCCGACGAAACGGCCTACGAGCAGTTGCAGGATGTGCTGGGACTGCAAGCGGAGCTTTGGCAGGAAGGCGTGTTGTCCGTATCCGCATGGATGGTTTGGCTGGAGGAAATCGGTTCAGGAAAGCGCGTATTGCCGGAGTATGACTTTGTCGCCATGCTCGGTTCCTTGCCAGAGGGCTTCATGATTCATGATTTTTACGATGTGCTGAGAGAGCAGCTTGAGCAAAACCCTGCTCACGATTGGGCACGCCAAGAATGCGCGAAATTATACGCGGCACTGGGAGCAGGGAATACGCGGAACGAATAACCGAGGTCGCGATCGCTTCCATGGGCAACAAATGTGCAAAAATGAGCAAACCAATAAGGCGATTTCGGCGTTCTTACTTGTATATGGAATGTTCGCAGTGCATTCTGCGCGGAAACGGGGCGATTCGATGGGCAAAGTGGTATTGGCGGGAGGCACGGGGTTTGTAGGGCAGGATTTTGCGGACAGATTCGGCAAGCTCGGGTACGAGGTGCTCATCATCTCGCGCCAACCGGGGCATGTCGGCTGGGAAGACCGATCAGGCATTGTCCAGGCTCTGGAGGGGGCCGAAATGTTGATCAATCTGGCCGGAAAATCCGTGAATTGCCGTTATACCGAGGAGAACCGCAGGGTGATTCTGGAGTCCAGAACACGGACAACCCGGGCACTGGGCGAGGCCGCGCTGGCTTGCAAACAGCCGCCGAAGGTTTGGATCAATTCGAGCACGGCGACGATCT contains the following coding sequences:
- a CDS encoding M20/M25/M40 family metallo-hydrolase encodes the protein MRNLVEGVDSIISRNEELYLERLFKLLRQPSISTQNIGMLECASLVQELFTDCGIENRRYETEGHPIIYGEYLHPDNETTVLMYGHYDVQPPDPLDEWATAPFEPAIRNGRIYARGAGDNKGQFVASILGAKTYLDFQGRLPVNVKWIIEGEEEAGSRHLAAFVEQHRALLQADLVYTTDGSSHESGAQSILLGVRGALGVELVAEEARWDNHSGNLGNIVPNPIWRLVELLHTMRSGNEVTIEGFADGVKPPTELEEKILHDIPYDLEGVRRKSGYAALDIDSDTYHRRLMFEPTLNVNGLFSGHTGKGGRSIIPARATARLDIRLVAGQDPDQVYEALARHVRKHDAGITLTRKGAVPASRTPADHPAVLAIAEALEQSTGQRPVIQPSLGGTLPDYVWTQILNVPSVIVPYANYDQNNHGPNENLEISTFFRAIRSTCYVLEHLSRVSFKRWSGQPGHAIR
- a CDS encoding ABC transporter substrate-binding protein, yielding MRTRIRWASVILTLVLLLSACANGSGGGQGTATNSPTEGSEASGSTIAKGGDVTYALATSPDTLDPARSGLAVAIRVYRTIFENLVVKTNDGTIKPWLATEWEESEDHKTYTFKLRKGVTFHDGTPFNAEAVKFSLDRILDPNTKAGNSAALIVPYESSDVIDEYTIQLNLSEPSRAFLGNLSQAALSIVSPTAVKKYGEQFGQHPVGTGPFKFIKWDENVQVQVERNADYAWAPETVENKGAPYLNTLTFKIMPEEATRVGSLQSGQVTAIETVPPQNVLTLEKQPGFQLLKVNTPGLPYTLFINQKKEPWNELKARQALQYGIDVGSIVKTLYLGTYEQAWSAVTPSILGYDASLENAIQPDQAKAAQLLEEIGWKVGADGIREKNGQKLVLHYVDGSPNREKRNDIAAMIQQQLKKIGVQVEVEITQDVGTVVHTNGDYDIYGNSQVKDDPHALLPFYHTAAPGARATLSNLSSPEVDEWLEQGAVEFDDAKRAEIYGKVLRYIHDHAIIIPIYIFPYVVGASDTLKGLQFDGLGYPIFNDVYVQK